The proteins below come from a single Euleptes europaea isolate rEulEur1 chromosome 5, rEulEur1.hap1, whole genome shotgun sequence genomic window:
- the ATP5MK gene encoding ATP synthase membrane subunit K, mitochondrial yields the protein MAGHDSGSNPQFTGFQKYFNSFTITGRRNYVLATYASIAMIFMYFKLRPKKQTPAVTEK from the exons ATGGCAGGACACGATTCTGGATCAAACCCTCAGTTCACAGGGTTTCAAAAATACTTCAATTCTTTCACCATAACAGGCCGAAGGAAT TATGTATTAGCCACATATGCAAGCATTGCAATGATCTTCATGTACTTCAAACTAAGGCCTAAGAAACAAACACCAGCTGTAACAGAGAAATAA